GTCCTCGAACGCCGTGAACTCCGACGAATCCGAACCCTCCGACAGCACCTTCGTGATCGCCGCCGTCAACGTGGTCTTGCCATGGTCGATGTGACCCATCGTGCCGATGTTGGCGTGCGGCTTGTTCCGCTCGAACTTGGCCTTGGACATCGCGAGTTGCTCCTTGAACCTGTCTGCTGTGGGTGCTGAAGAGTGGTGGCGGCGGTCGGACTCGAACCGACGACCCCTCGATTATGAGCCGAGTGCTCTTACCGACTGAGCTACGCCGCCCGGGTGGGGCGCTTGCGTGGACCGGGGTCCGGTCCACGTCCTGCGAGCCCCCTGCCAGAATCGAACTGGCGACACCAGCCTTACCATGGCTGTGCTCTACCGACTGAGCTAAGGGGGCGTCGCCCCCAGCCGGGGCCGGAGGACAGCGGACCAGCCTACCCGCATCGGCCACGCTCCCTCCAACCCGGTTCGGCGGGGGACCGGGCGGGACGTGCCGGAGCGGAGCGCAGGCGCAACACAAGCGAACCCGATGCCGGAGGCGTGCCGACGAAGGGCGACGTGCCGGAGCGGAGCGCAGGCGCAACACGGGCGAACCCGATGCCGGAGGCGTGCCGACGAAGGAGGCACATGGCAAAGGGTCGTACGGCATGGGCCGTACGACCCAGAATCGGTCCTAACGTCCGGGCGGATCGCTGCCGATGCGGAAGTGTGCACTACGAGCGACTGGTGATCGAGGCCGGCGACAACACCTTCACGCTCGACCTGCATCCCCGCCTGACCGTGGTCGCCGGGGTGGGCCGACTCGAGCGCGAGGGGCTCGTCAGCGAGCTCGTCGGCGCCCTCAGCAGCAGCCGGCCCGGCGTGCACCTCGAGCTCGAGGAGGACTCCGGACGCCATCTGGCGGTGTTCCGCCCGCACGGCGGCCGGCACCGCGTGGTCGACGTCGAGCAGGGACTCGACATCTCGAGTCACTTCGCCACCGCGGACGGCTCCATCGACCTGCTCACCCGCGCCGGGCTCGACCCCCGGTCGGCCAAGCGCTACCTGCGCATGAACGCGTCGGACCTCACCACGAGCAGCCAGAGCGACCAGCTCATCCGGGACCTCGCCGCCGTCGACCAGGCCGCGCTCTGGGCCGCGGCCGACCACGTCACCATCTGCGACGACCAGCTCCAGGCCGAGGCGGCGGCGACCGGCTCCACCCCCGAGGACGCCGCGGTCGTCGAGGAGATCGAGTCCCGCCACGCCGCGTTCCTGCGGGCCCAGGAGGACCACGACCGGGTCCGGCGGCTCTCGTTCTTCACCGCCGCGTTCGCCACCCTGGGCGCCATCCCCCTCTCCATCCTCGAGGGCCCGGAGACGGCGCTGCCCTTCG
This genomic interval from Acidimicrobiales bacterium contains the following:
- the tuf gene encoding elongation factor Tu (EF-Tu; promotes GTP-dependent binding of aminoacyl-tRNA to the A-site of ribosomes during protein biosynthesis; when the tRNA anticodon matches the mRNA codon, GTP hydrolysis results; the inactive EF-Tu-GDP leaves the ribosome and release of GDP is promoted by elongation factor Ts; many prokaryotes have two copies of the gene encoding EF-Tu) gives rise to the protein MSKAKFERNKPHANIGTMGHIDHGKTTLTAAITKVLSEGSDSSEFTAFED